The sequence below is a genomic window from Alphaproteobacteria bacterium.
CCAGGTCGCCGACGTGCTGGCGGCGCTGGAGGCCGACCGCGCTGCGCGGACGACGCCGTGGTGGTTCGGCGCGGCCATCGGCCATGCCGACATCGCGGTCGGCTGCGCGCTGCGCTTCGTCGGCGAGGTCCACCCCGGCCTGTTCGAGCCGGCGCGCTGGCCGGCGCTCGCCGCCCATGCCGCGCGCTGCGAGGCCCTGCCCGCCTTCCAGGAAATCAGCCAGCCGTTCAAGGCCCCGGGCCAGTGACCGGCGAAGCCCGCACCACGCTGAGGCCGAGCGCGGCATAGGGCGCGGTCGCCGCCTCGGCGATCCCGGCCTCGGTGACCAGCCAGCTCGCCTGCGCCACCGGCGCGACGACGAAGGGCGAGGCCGCGCCCAGCTTCTCGCGCGAGGCCAGCACCATGGTCTCGGCCGATGCCGCCATCAGCGCCCGCTTCACCGCCGCCTCCTCGGCGTCGCCGGTGGTCAGCCCGACCTCCGGGTGCACGCCGGTGACGCCCATGACATAGAGGTCGGCGCGCACCCGCCCGATCGCCGCCACAGCGTCGGCGCCGACCGCCACCACCGAATGGCGGAACAGCCGGCCGCCGATGGTCAGCACGTCGATGCCGGGCCGGTCGACCAGCGCCACCGCGATCGCCGGGCTGTGGGTGACGACCGTCGCGCGCAGGGTCGCCGGCAGCGCGGCGACCATCGCCTCGGTGGTGGTGCCGCCGTCGACGAACACCACCTGGCCGTTGCGGATCAGCCCGGCGGCGGCCCGGCCGATCGCCGCCTTCGCCGCGGTCGAGATCGCGCGCCGGCCCGGCACGTCGACCACCGCCGGCGAGGCCGGCAGCGCGCCGCCGTGCACGCGCTGCAG
It includes:
- a CDS encoding DeoR/GlpR family DNA-binding transcription regulator, with translation MLTRQRKAHILDVLRRDGQVVAKALSAELGLSEDTIRRDLRARAAAGQLQRVHGGALPASPAVVDVPGRRAISTAAKAAIGRAAAGLIRNGQVVFVDGGTTTEAMVAALPATLRATVVTHSPAIAVALVDRPGIDVLTIGGRLFRHSVVAVGADAVAAIGRVRADLYVMGVTGVHPEVGLTTGDAEEAAVKRALMAASAETMVLASREKLGAASPFVVAPVAQASWLVTEAGIAEAATAPYAALGLSVVRASPVTGPGP
- a CDS encoding glutathione S-transferase C-terminal domain-containing protein, with amino-acid sequence QVADVLAALEADRAARTTPWWFGAAIGHADIAVGCALRFVGEVHPGLFEPARWPALAAHAARCEALPAFQEISQPFKAPGQ